GAAACGGGTCGACGCGGAGGTGGGCCAGGAAATCGCGTTTGAAGAAGTGAAAAAGCCGTTTCTCCCTATGGCGCTACCTGGAAAAACAGCCATGGTCGGCGGTGTGGTAGCCGCGATTGTGCTATTGGCGGTTTTCCTGCCCTTGTTGTGGATTCCCACGGACGCCCATGCGGAAACGTACGTCTATATTGACCTGAATACCAGCCTCGAGTTGGGGGTCGACAAAAACAGCCAGGTGGTGGAGGTACGAGCCTTCAACCCTGCGGGTGAAGCGTTGATCCAGGGATTGGATTGGAAAGGGGTCCCCATCAACCAAATGGTGGTTATGGTATTAAATCGTGCACAGGAGCAGGGGTACTTAAAACCTCATGACCGGATCATCGTTTCCCAAGTGGACAAACAAAAACAGGACCCCGAGGTTTCTAGCAAGACCCTGGATGAAATTAAAGAAAGCATTGGCGGGGATCCGGAATTAACGCAATCCAATGTGGACCTGTACACCTTGCCCCTGCCTGATGTCCTGAAGGCGGAAGCGGAAAAAACCGGTCTGTCACCGGCCAAGTACGCGGTTTGGATCCTGGCCAAGCGAAACGGTTTGGATATCGCGGTCGACCAATTGCTGGAGCTCTCCATGAGCGAAGTAATGGAAATGGTAGACTTAACCCCCATCTTGCGCAATCCACCTTCGGAGAAAGAATGGGAAGAATGGGTCAAGGAAGAAAAACAAAACGAAAAAGATCAAGCAAAATCCAATGAGGATAACGGCGACGAGGATTTGGATGAATCGGATTCATCACCCGATGATTCCGAACATGAGGACGGCGACCGTTCAGAGGCTGGACAGGATCCTGACAACGGGGAAACGTCCAACAGTTCCGGCAACTCCACAAAGGAAGAATCGAAGGAGGGGAGTTCTTCTTCGTCACAACCGGATGAGGATGAAGGAGAATCCGAACCAACGAAACCGGAGTCTGATGATTCATCTTCCGACTCTCCGTCGGATTCAGAGTCGAACGGGTCATTGGGACCGGAAGAGGGTTCCGATTGAACAAAAGATTTCTGATCGCTTTCCATGAGGCGTTTCTCCGGATGCAGGCCGACATCTCCCGCATCTTCTTTATTCACTACCCGTACGGGTTGGGAGGAATCGTCGATGAGAGGGATCGGAATCGTACGTAAAGTGGACCACCTGGGTCGAATCGTATTGCCCAAAGAGCTTCGGGATACGATGAACATCAATCCGCACGATGGCGTGGAGATCTTTGTAAATCAAGATGAGATCGTACTGCAAAAGTATAATCCATCCTGTATTTTCTGTGACTCGACGGATCGCCTTTTTTACTTCAAAGAGAAGATCGTTTGTGAGAGTTGTCTGGAAGAGTCTCGCAGTCATGTTTCGTGACGCAAGCCCGTTTCGGGCTTTTTCTTTTTGGAGAGGCTCTTCACCCCTGTAAAGCGAGTACCTGACAGAGGATTTACGCTTTTGATAAAATAAAGAATGGAACTGAAATTAGTCTGATTCATGCAACAGCAAATGTAAGCGCTTTAAAATGCTGTCTGAATGACAAGGGGGGAGAGTTGTGGAGAGAGCCTACTTAAAAGTGACACGGCGCGGGCCCGTTGGATGGATTCAACTGGACCGGCCCCGGGTGTTAAATGCACTGAATCGATCGCTGATAAGAGAGCTGGTGCAAACGTTGGAGGAGATGGGACAGGATGATGACGTACGGGTAGCGGTGATTACCGGTGGAGAGCG
Above is a window of Desmospora profundinema DNA encoding:
- a CDS encoding anti-sigma factor domain-containing protein; this translates as MKRSRRHYVVLTPEGTFLKVPKRVDAEVGQEIAFEEVKKPFLPMALPGKTAMVGGVVAAIVLLAVFLPLLWIPTDAHAETYVYIDLNTSLELGVDKNSQVVEVRAFNPAGEALIQGLDWKGVPINQMVVMVLNRAQEQGYLKPHDRIIVSQVDKQKQDPEVSSKTLDEIKESIGGDPELTQSNVDLYTLPLPDVLKAEAEKTGLSPAKYAVWILAKRNGLDIAVDQLLELSMSEVMEMVDLTPILRNPPSEKEWEEWVKEEKQNEKDQAKSNEDNGDEDLDESDSSPDDSEHEDGDRSEAGQDPDNGETSNSSGNSTKEESKEGSSSSSQPDEDEGESEPTKPESDDSSSDSPSDSESNGSLGPEEGSD
- a CDS encoding AbrB/MazE/SpoVT family DNA-binding domain-containing protein: MRGIGIVRKVDHLGRIVLPKELRDTMNINPHDGVEIFVNQDEIVLQKYNPSCIFCDSTDRLFYFKEKIVCESCLEESRSHVS